A part of Oncorhynchus clarkii lewisi isolate Uvic-CL-2024 chromosome 17, UVic_Ocla_1.0, whole genome shotgun sequence genomic DNA contains:
- the LOC139369619 gene encoding transcription factor Sp6-like — protein MAHPYEPWLRTAPPGGSSDEMNVPSWWDLHTGPGSWMDLQAGQGVGLQAVGQSSMGLQSSLGPYGSEPQLCSSAQLAQLAPASHSAHSHLYPQDGFKMEPLGGPELLQPESYSLEEPQEGATSVRPKPQRRSASRGSGQSVCRCPNCVHAEQMGQSTDDDRRKHMHNCHIPGCGKAYAKTSHLKAHLRWHSGDRPFVCNWLFCGKRFTRSDELQRHLQTHTGAKKFSCTMCPRVFMRNDHLAKHMRTHESPSGPGEERMYGEGGRMGKSFDTPSPQPSHATASDTEAPLKQPKCEKDPSGTGQSS, from the coding sequence ATGGCCCACCCCTATGAACCCTGGTTACGGACAGCACCCCCTGGTGGCAGCTCAGACGAGATGAACGTTCCCTCATGGTGGGACCTCCACACCGGGCCAGGGAGCTGGATGGACCTGCAGGCGGGCCAGGGTGTGGGCTTACAGGCAGTTGGTCAGAGCTCCATGGGGTTGCAGTCTTCCCTGGGGCCTTACGGCTCCGAGCCCCAGCTGTGTTCTTCTGCTCAGCTAGCCCAGCTGGCCCCAGCCTCACACTCAGCTCACTCTCACCTCTACCCCCAGGATGGCTTCAAGATGGAGCCGCTGGGAGGACCTGAGCTCCTGCAGCCGGAGTCATACTCCCTGGAGGAGCCACAGGAGGGTGCCACCTCGGTCCGGCCCAAGCCCCAGCGCCGCTCTGCCTCCAGGGGCTCGGGCCAGTCTGTGTGCCGGTGCCCCAACTGTGTCCATGCCGAGCAGATGGGCCAGAGCACTGATGACGACCGGAGGAAACACATGCACAACTGCCACATCCCGGGCTGCGGCAAGGCCTACGCCAAGACCTCTCACCTGAAGGCCCACCTGCGCTGGCACAGCGGGGACCGGCCCTTCGTCTGCAACTGGCTCTTCTGCGGCAAGCGCTTCACACGCTCCGACGAACTTCAGCGACACCTGCAGACACACACCGGTGCCAAGAAGTTCAGCTGCACCATGTGCCCCCGCGTGTTCATGCGCAACGACCACCTGGCCAAGCACATGCGCACGCACGAGTCTCCATCCGGtccaggggaggagaggatgtaTGGAGAAGGGGGCAGGATGGGGAAGAGCTTTGACACACCTTCTCCTCAGCCCTCCCACGCCACTGCATCTGACACAGAGGCACCCCTTAAGCAGCCGAAATGTGAGAAAGACCCCTCTGGGACAGGACAGTCCAGCTAA